AGAATATCACATACCTCAAAGCGACCTCAAAATCATTTTAAACAATGAATATATTAAAATCTCTGATGATGGATTTGTAATATGGAATAATGAGAATGAAAACGCTAAAGAATATAAAGGAAAATGGGTTAAAGAAATCAGAAAATACGCTGAATTGAATTCTCTAATGGCATATCAGGATAGTGACAAAACTCCCGTAAAGCTCATCTGGAATTATCCATCGAACTTTTTTGAATACTTCAACAATATATACATTCTCACCTATCTATGGTCAGGCGATATACAAGAAGCATATTTTAAATTACACAATATTGAATATCAACATTGTTCACTTATAAACGGAAAATTATCTCCATATTCTAAATCAAATGATATAATTGAACGTCAGAAATATAAACAGCTTATTACTGTTCTTGATGATAAGAAATTAAATCAAATAGGTGAACGAGAATACAAATCTAAAATTCCATTAAGCAGCTCTTGGTACAAATCTAATGTAAACTCTCTGCACATGAAAATATTAAAAAATCATCTTTATAATTATTTCCATAATAAAGTTAAAACACTGATGATTGATAATATGTGGGTAACATTCAAAGATTATCAATCAAAGCTTAAAGGAAAAGGATACACAGGAAGCAAGAAAAATCCATGTTTTGTTCCATTTAATACAAGAGGAACAAATGAATATGCTAACAAAAAATCATTAGCATTTATGGTAAATGTTTATTTAAATCCAGTGATTAAAAATTTCTTTGCTCAACATAATATCCAATTAAATCAAGATGAATACGCTACCTCAATATTAGTTCAATGGATATGGAGAAGCCAAATTAGAGAAGATAAACCTATAATTTTATATCTCCCATCAAAGCGAATGAGAGATTTATTAAATGAATTTTTTGCTTAAATGAATTTTACCACCAAGTATCAATCTTGACGGTGTTAAAGTAAATTCTAAAACCTTATATTTACTATATATTTAGCATACTCCTCTTTAATAAAAGATATATGTATATAAATATATAATAATAAAAAAATAAAAATACCAAATACATTGTATTTATTCGAGTAAGAACGATTGTTGCTTTGCAACATGAGTTCTACGGAGAAAAATTACCCGTCAGACCCGTAGTAAAGTTGCTTTAGCAATCTTTACGTAGGTATCAGTCTGACAGGGCAATTACACTTGCATAGCAAGTTATACATCAAATAATACATAAAAAGAAAGGATTAAAAATAATGAATGAATTTAAAAAAGGTGACATTATAAAAGGAATTAATAAGCGATATTTACATACGAATAAAGATATGAAAAAAGCAATTGTAACGGATATTCTTTCCGGTAATATGATGAAAATTAAAATATTAGACCATGAAAACAAAAACACTATTGGTCATTTTTTTACTGTAGATAATACAGACCAGTTCTTTGAATTAATTTCAAATAAAGAAATCCACATCACTCTTGACGATACTACTACTATTGCTATTCTCAAAGAGAATGGAAAAGTCGTAAAACGTTCTGAAGCTAAGCTACATCCTGATGATACTTTTGATTTTGAAACTGGAGTAAATGTTGTAATGGATAGATTATTTAATAGAGAAAATAAATCTACTGACACTTCTGCTCCTGTTGCAGATAAACATTTACATCTCAAAATCAATGGAAAAGACTTAGGAGTATTAGGATCACCTGTAAATAAAACAGATGTATTCGGAGAACAACTTCATGTAGGGGATACAGTGCAATACTTAGAAAAAGGCACTACTTCAGGTGATTTAATATCTGTTGGAAATGCTGTTGTTATCTCAAATGAAGAACTGGTTCTTTTTAATGGAGATAAAGAAAATATTAAACGTAGAAATCTCCCGTTCATGCTCAGTGAGTCTTACACAAAAAGAAAGTTAGGGCACAGATATCCTTATACTGATATACGTGTTGGATATTTAGCTTGGGAGGTGAATATATGGATAGATTAGAACAAATGAAAATTATGTCAGAAAGACTAAGCAAAAAATGCAGTGGGTATCCTTGTATCAGATGTCCATTAAAAGAAAACACATCTAACTTTTGTTACAGTTTTGATGATATAAAAGATTATGATATTCTCAAAGAACATTGTAAAATAATGGGTATTGACATATCTGATTTAATAGGATTTACAAAATTTGAAATTGAGCCGGGATATTTATTACAACTTAAAGGTGGAAAGTTTGTAATTGCTATGGGAGAAAAACGTAACCTCTTCTTCCACTACTTCGATGTTGCTAACAGTAAATTAAATGACTACGCTTTCTGCTTAGATGATATTAAAGATGACTTTACAGCCCTTGCTAGTGTAGCAATTATTACTGTTTATGGACATACTTTTTCTAAGAGTTTAGGACTAAATGATAGGCTAATTCTTTGGGAGCGCAATGGATCAGAATGTAAAATATACAATATTGAAACTGATGGACAGTCTATTAAAATTCAGCCAAATGCTAATACATATTTAACTGAAAATAATGATGGAGATATTTTCATTGAAAACACAAGTGACAACGAAGAGTATATATGTATTAAGCATGAAAATCTTCCGGGACTAATTGCAGCGTTACAGGAAATACAGGGATTATATGAGAAGGAGGTTGTATGATGGATTACATGGAATATACTCCAAGAACATTTGAAGAAATTGTAGGCAATGAAAATGGAAAATAAAAAACCTCCTCTTGGTATATTGCCAAGAAAAATACATGATTCAATGAGATTAGAAGGATTAAAAGCAGCTATTATAAGATATGTTAATGCTAGTTGCGAAATTGATCCAGAGTGGGTAAAAGAATATAACGAATTAATTAAGAAAGTAGGTGATTAAGCTGGATGGTATTAAAATTCCATCCCTAGATGCAAAAGATATTTATATTGCTAATTACTTATATCCTAAACAGGGATATAACCTGAAACGTAAAGATGGTTCATATAATATTGCCAAATTTAAAAACACCTTAGACTATAGTTTAGATTTAATAAAATTAAGAGAAGTGTATTTAAAAGAATATCGCAATAAGCGGTTCTCATGGTATGAACGCAATGAAATGGAACACACTGATAGAGTTATCAATGTTACTTTTAAATATTCTAATAAGGAATACAATAAAATAGGAAGTATAAAAGAGAATGAGGAACAAAAGAAAAAAGGTAAATGTAAATATCCAAAATATCTATATGTAAAATTTGGTTATGAAATAAGTCAAAACAGTATTACAAACTGTGTATACGTAGCAAACGGCGAACTTATTGCTATACAGACAGGTATATACGTTCCACCTGATAAAATAGTTCCTGAAACTCTTCTTAAAGACAATTTTATTTATGAAGATGGTGTTTATAAAATAAAGAAAAATGGTACATTAAACTCTGTTGCTAATCTAAGATATGAACTTTATAAAAATGGATTTTGGTGTAACGGAATACATTATGTGCGATTTAAACGTTCTTCTGGAAGCAGTCGTGTTGGTAAATGTTTATTTATTGATGAAAAGCTATACAAGCGAATGCACAAATGGGAAATGTGCGGTATTAAATTAAAAGAAGGAGATAAAGTTGATTTAGCTGCACTGGAAGCGTATATTGCTCTTACACTATCTTCTATTATTGATACTATTGAAATTAAACCAGAAAATATTTTAATCTTAGATGATTATGAGAGTACATTTACTGATACGGTAATTGCTACTGAAATGAAAGAAGAAAATGGTAAATATTCTTTACAAACAGGTGAAAAGCAAGTAAAAATATCTAACTCAATCTGGGATGGACTATCTCTTATTGACAAATCTATTATGGGTATCTATGACAAATATGGCATGATACTTCTCAGAAAAAACTTTTTCAAATCGTGTTGCTTCAACACAAACATTCAACAATTTTTTAAAGATAATAATATAAGTGATATTAGTCAACTTAATGGATTTACTCTTGCAGAAAGCATTGAGGATATAAAACTTATAACTACACCAAGTAGTATTAAGTATCTAAAATTTGGAACGATTGAACAGTGGTTAAAAAATATCGACAGTACCTTTGGTGTTGTTAAGCATGAAAAGAAAACACACTTTTTTGATGGACG
The DNA window shown above is from Blautia hansenii DSM 20583 and carries:
- a CDS encoding DEAD/DEAH box helicase family protein yields the protein MIQVIDSIMGSGKSTWMINYINSHPEQQYLIVVPYLSEVNRYEVALENIKGFQPRNKPGGKISDFKELVASGRNIVTTHALLKNIDRECLNLLQVQNYNLILDEAMQVIEEYHIPQSDLKIILNNEYIKISDDGFVIWNNENENAKEYKGKWVKEIRKYAELNSLMAYQDSDKTPVKLIWNYPSNFFEYFNNIYILTYLWSGDIQEAYFKLHNIEYQHCSLINGKLSPYSKSNDIIERQKYKQLITVLDDKKLNQIGEREYKSKIPLSSSWYKSNVNSLHMKILKNHLYNYFHNKVKTLMIDNMWVTFKDYQSKLKGKGYTGSKKNPCFVPFNTRGTNEYANKKSLAFMVNVYLNPVIKNFFAQHNIQLNQDEYATSILVQWIWRSQIREDKPIILYLPSKRMRDLLNEFFA